Genomic window (Vibrio coralliirubri):
ACCTTGCTGCCTTTGATTCGATTGAGTCAGGCTGGTCGCCTTGGCATTTTTAGCTTGTAGGTCGAGATACGCTGGCTCAACCAATAAGGTGAACAACAACATCGATAGGCCAACAAAACCACACACGAAAAGTAGCCATTTTTCTCTTTGACTTAATGCAAGAAACTTATCGCTCAGCTGGTTCCACTGCTGCATTATTTACTCTCCCGACGAGTACTTAGCTCGAACGTCACCACATCCTGATCATTACGACCAATTTTTAGTTTTTCAAAAGTGCGTCCAACTAAATTAAGCTCACTTTTGAACTGACCAATCCAGTTCGGAACGACATTTGCGTTACGAGCCAAGCCACTAAGATCTAAAGTATCGTGGGTCATGTAGATGTGCGAAAGAGATATGTCATTTCGGCCTAATTTAGCTAAGGAATTCATGACGCCAGAATACCCGACTTGTTGGGATTCGTCGTATTGTCCGACAGCCTTCAAAGCCTCTTTTTTAGCTTCAGTCTCACGTTTGAGACGCGCAACAGCCGCGACTTTCTCTGGAGACGGTTTATGCTGAGTTAACTTACTATTCAATTGGTTAACTTGCTTGTTAAGTTGATTCGAGTCTTGTTGCAGAGCTGTTAGTTCTTTATCTAGATTAGAGACTTGATACTGCATCGCAAAGTAACCACCAAGCAGCAAAACACAAACTACCCCCCAGCTCGCAACAACATTGGTCAGCGTAAAATATTCTTTTTTAGGCTTAAGGTGCTCTGGGTAAAGATTGACCTTAAACGTCTCTTTTTCCGCTGCGAGTTTAACCAGTAAACTCTCTGAATTATCACGCTCACCTTCAACCAACAATGAAACTGTCGAGCTCAATGTACTGTTTAAGGCACTTTGTAACTCTGCTTCATCTTCTTCGTCACAACAGATTTTCAGCTGGTGAAGCTGGGTGCCTTTAATTTGCGAAGAAAGGTAATCAATCGAGCGTTGAAGCTCTAAAGCGAGACCATCCAACTGCAGAGCACTTGACGCAACCCCCGTCAAAGGTGGAACAACACTGCGGATGGTTCTTTGAAAACAAACGGTATTTTCAACAAACGCACCCAACTTAAAGTGTGAATTGGCGCTGCGCTGTAAAAGAATGAAATTAGACAATTCGCCTGCACTGTAACCCCAGATTTCATCTTCAGGAGCAACACCTATTAATTCAACCTGAACCGAATTAGTGATATTCAAAAGCTTGTCCAACAGCTTTTTAGGCAGGACATATACTTGCAGCTTGTTCGACGTTGGTAACGCGACCGCACTCGCGGTAATTTCCGTTACTCTTTCTGAAACTAGATCTTTGAGTAAAAAAGGCAGTGCTACCGACCATTCACTCTCTGGAATGTCCGGTTTATCAATTTGGTAGGTTTGGTAGTAGTTAGCACAGACAATCAGTTGGACGCTATTACTGGTAAACGCCTCACTGCTAAGCGATTTTTTTAGCGCACTCTCCCAGTCCCCATTAACCACGGGAATACTGGCTACTTGAGGCTCTTGTTCTGTCGATGACATATAAATGGCATCATTGCCCAGTAGGACAACTTGCGAGCTACCTTTATTATTCGTTGGCTTTATCTTGTCTAAAATCGCTTTAAAATTCATTCTTAACTACTACTCTTACGCCATCGATTTCTTCGTCCAACTTTGACAACAGATTCCGCTTTCGCGGCCTTTTCTGCTTGATTAGGCAAAGGGATAATTTGTTGTTCTTCGTCGAAATATCGCCCTTGATAGCCGTTAATGCCTAACTCTATCAAGGTATTCTTTTCTTGTTTTGTCTCGACTCCAACAGCAATAACTTGAGTTGGAGAATCACCGCACGCCCCAATTAAGCTTCGAACAAACAGTTGGTTCTCATGCCTTTGATCGATTTTCTTTATTAGGCTTCGATGAAGCTTAATATAATTAACCTTCAAGTCCTTAATATAGTGAGTGCTCACAATAGTTCGCCCAGCTTGGCCGACCACAACTTTACACCCTAAACCCCGCAGCATCTTTGCCACCGGTCTCATATAATCAAGATGAGCAATCAAGTGCCCTTCTGGAAACTCAAAAGAAAGCTGAGAGCGGTGCTGAGCAGAGAGCTGTAACAACTCACTCCTAAACCACTTAAAATGCTGTTTATTAGCAAATGGAGTCACATTCAGGTTCACCGAATAGTTAATCGGTTGAGTTGATTCTTTCAGCGATTTCAACACAACCTTTAGAACCGATTGGTCCATTTGAGCTTGGTAACCCACTTGCTCTACCGCAGGCATAAATCGAGACGATTTCAATAAACCTTTATCAGGATCCTGAATTCTAGCGAATATTTCTCTATGTAATTCATTAGCTTGACCAGATTCCGGCATAAGATAACACCGCTGAGCAAAGATTACTAAATTTTCAGGAAGCAGGGCTTTATCAAGTAATGTTCTCCAACGAACACTGCCTCTATCAAGCTCATTCTTATTCTCTTTCGGGTAACGGCTCCAGTTATTAATACGCTCCAGCTGGGCACTCTTTAATGCTGTTTCCGTTTCATCCATGATCTGGCTGTGACGCTCACCTTCGGTGTACATAGTTACGCCAATATGACACCAGTTATCCGACTCCAAAGGCTCTGGCGGGGTTAGCTTATCTAACTGCCTTAAACACTGAGCAGCCAAGGTCGCAATATCTTTTGCGCCCTGATGAGGGATAAATACAGCAAAGTCCGCTTCGTAATAGCGCGAAAAAATGACATCGGGATAGCGCTGAACGATATTCGACAGTACTTCACCGACTTCAATAATAAAGCCGTCGGTGGTTTGCTTGTCGTTAGCATCACTAACTTGCTCCCATTCGTCGATACGTATCAGTAACACACCGCCTCGTGCGCCACTTTCATGCAGTGCCGATTCCAGCTTATTATCGAATAAAACTCGGTTTGCCGTTCCCGTGAGTTTATCTAGGAAGGTATGGGTACGAATAAAGGTATCAAAGCGACTTCGTTCTTGACGAGCATCTTGCAGCTCCTCGATCAAGACATCTAAGGCTTCACTTGCGGTATAAGGCCACTCTCGCTCATCTCCCTTTGCATGCGCTTCAACCTGACCGGCCAAGATCATTCTTCCTCGCTCTTCCAAGATCTCAGAACCCATGAGTTGCTCTTTCAACCAACGAACACCGCGAGCAAGACAGAACAGAACCAATGCGACAGCCAAAGTAATTGACCACATCGCTTCCATTGAGTAGTTGTAGCCAATATAAGGAGGAAGTGCTTTAAATTCGATTCGGTAGCCTTCATTACGCTCTAAAATGAAGCTTTTCTCATAAAGACGATTAGGATCAATTTGTGGGGAGGTATCTTTGAAACGATAAACGATGCCTGTCTTGTTCGAGAGTTTCATCTCAACAATATTGCTCGCCTGCAACATCTTAGGCATCCAACGCTGCATTGAATACGCGGCGTCGGGGTCTTCCATCTCTTTATCTACAACGTCGACAATGCCAACCAAATAATGGTCTAAATATTCCTGTCCAATACGCTTAAAGGAAAGTGTGCCACCAATAAAAAGAATGAACATCGCGCTGATCACTATCACGGTGACAAATGCGACCAATCGAGTGCTCAATTTTAGTGTCGGGGTATATCTCATGAATAACGAAATCCTTTTCAACTCACATTATACCGTATTGCTACTTATACTATAAATTGACGTTGTAAATAAAGCGTTAAGAATTGTAGGTAACAAAAAGCCGCGATGAATGAACTGACCCCCAATAGTTGGACACCAATTATTGGGGGTCTTTTTATGTCCAAATATAGCCGAGAGCTAAAATGTATCATTGCTAAGCAATACTTAGATGGCACGTCATCTCTCTACTTAGCAAAACAATATTCAATTTCTTCAAGGCAGATACGGTATTGGGCTCAAGTCTTTGCCATCCATGGTACTGATTCATTTTTACCAACTAATCATGCCGCGACTGCTCAAACAAAACGAAAAGCATTGAATTTAATGTGGACGAATGAATGGTCTCTCACGCACACTAGCGCTGTATTAAACCTCTCATCCCCTGGAATACTCTCTGTCTGGCTTAAACGATTTAATGAGCTCGGTATCAAGGGGCTCGAAATGCGCCAGAAAGGAAGACCCTCAATGAAACAGCAACCTCAACGTACCACTAAGCCTGATAATGAAATGACACTTGAGGAGCTAAAAGAGGAGTTGGTCTACTTACGAACCGAGAATGCCGTTCTAAAAAAGTTGGAAGAGTTGGAGCAGAAAAAAAACCGTCGAACAAAGAAAAAGCGGTCATAGCTCTAACTCTTAAAGGCAAGTACCCATTAAAGCACTTACTGCACACTCTACAGTTGGCAAAAAGTGTCTTTTATTATCAGGCTCAAACGAGCAAGCGCCAAAATAGCTACGAACGTGAGCTGCGGTTGATAAAGTCAATTTATCATGAACATAAGGGGCGATACGGCTACCGCCGTATTCACTTGGAACTAAAGAATCAGGGGTTCGTGCTTAATCACAAAACGGTTCAAAGGCTTATGGCTCAGCTCAACCTTAAATCGACGGTCAGGATTAAAAAGTATCGTTCATACCGAGGAGAGTCAGGAAAAGCTGCTCCCAACGTTCTTGAAAGAGATTTTAGTGCGACTCAACCCGATGAAAAGTGGGTAACTGATGTCACGGAGTTCAAAGTCAAAGAGCAGAAAGTATACTTATCTCCCGTTGTCGACTTGTTTACTCAGGAGGTGGTTGCTTATAGAGTGGCCAAAAATGCCTGCTTGCCGCTTGTCACAGATATGCTGACGGAAGCTATATCAACGCTTAAACCCAACTCAAAGCCAATTATACATAGCGATCAAGGTTGGCAATATCGCCATCGACAGTATCAGAAAAAGGTAGCGGAGAGTGGGTTAACGCAAAGCATGTCGAGAAAAGGTAACTGCTTGGATAATGCTGTTGCTGAAAACTTTTTTGCTTTACTCAAAACCGAGATGTATCACAACCAAAGCTTTGAAGATGCAGATGCTCTGATAGAGCAGATTAAAGAATACATCGAGTACTACAATACCAAACGTATAAAAGTGAAACTAAAAGGCCTGACTCCGATAGAATATCGAACTCAGGCCTTGAAAGCCGCTTAACAGAAATGTCCAACTTTACGGGGTCACTTCAGAACGCGGCTTTTTCCAATTTAATACTGTCTTTATAATATATTAAAAACAGGGCTTAAAATGGGATGTCATCATCAAAATCCATTGGCGGCTCATTATATTGAGGTTGAGCCTGCTGAGGAGCTTGTTGAGGTGCTTTCGGCTGCTGTTGAGCTGGAGCACTGTATTGTTGCTGCTGTTGTTGTGGCTGTTGTGGCTGACCCCAACCACCTTGCTGCTGGTTGTTACCCATGCCACCTTGAGCAGGAGCACCACCTTGAGCACGGCCGCCAAGCATTTGCATTACACCATTGAAGCCTTGAACAACAACTTCTGTTGTGTAACGATCTTGACCGCTTTGATCTTGCCATTTACGAGTTTGAAGTTGACCTTCAATGTAAACTTGAGAACCTTTACGTAGGTACTCACCAGCAACTTCCGCTAACTTGCCAAACAGAGCAACACGGTGCCATTCTGTTTTTTCACGCTGCTCGCCAGTTGCTTTATCACGCCATGACTCTGACGTTGCAATGGTAATGTTCGCTACTGCGCCGCCATTTGGCATGTAACGAATTTCAGGGTCATTACCTAGGTTACCCACTAATATAACTTTGTTAACTCCACGGCTAGCCATGATTTGCTCCGTCTAAATTCATAGTCTCAGAAAATTTTAGCGCACAAGAATAGCATGCTTTTCTGCAGTGATAAATCGCATTCCTATTCTCTCCTCGCTACAAAGAATAAAAACGTAACAAATCATGATATTCAGAGCGATGTTGCTTTTTTCTCCACTTACAAACCACTCATTTACTTTGATAATTGATATTCAACGCAAGTCACTATTAATGCGCTAGAGAAGCGAAAGCCTGCATGACAACGTGGAATCTAATCCCCCTTAAACAGGACGTTTCAATGAGAAAATCACGATACGCTCGCACTTTGCATTTTCTGTGCATCGACCCAAACGACACCTATCTACATGTAAAAGAGATAGAAAAGCACTTATCTATTATTCTCTACAAAATGACGCCCGACGAATTAATGCTAGTTGATAGAAAGCAAAGTAACCGGATCTTGCTCGTTGATTACAGAGAGGTGCCACAGCTACTGATTATTTGTCCTAACCTGACTGTTATGTGGAAAAACCATGAGATCATCTTATTCAATGTCCCTCAACAACTTCCGACATCTGAGCTTCTTACCTATGGTGTACTAAAAGGGCTCTTTTACAACACCGAGCAAAAAGACAAGATTGCTCGTGGTCTTCAAGAAGTCATCGATGGTGAGAACTGGCTGCCAAGGAAGGTAACCAATCAACTGCTGTTTTATTATCGTAATATGGTCAATACCAACACGACACCAACCAATGTTGATTTAACCATTCGCGAGATTCAGGTGATTCGCTGTCTTCAGTCAGGGTCATCAAACACACAAATCGCCGATGACTTGTTTATTAGTGAGTTCACGGTTAAATCTCACCTTTATCAGATATTCCGTAAGTTAGCGGTCAAAAATAGGGTTCAAGCCATTGCGTGGGCCAACCAGAACCTACTTGCATAATCGATCCGCCTCTTAATCTAACGATAATTTTGAGGGAAGCTCTAGAAAACCATGGCTATTGTTGCTGAATTTTCGACATAACTTGTGCTAGAGTTGCCCTCAGAAATATCGACCACTCAGGTTGAATCAATAATTATTATAGATAAAGGGTCTTATCATGATCAAAAAGTGCCTTTTCCCGGCAGCTGGCTACGGTACACGTTTTTTACCTGCGACTAAGTCAATGCCTAAAGAAATGATGCCTGTAGTAAACAAGCCTCTGATTGAATACGGTGTTGAAGAAGCGATCGAAGCCGGTATGGACGGCATGTGTATCGTTACTGGCCGTGGTAAACATTCACTGATGGATCACTTTGATAAGAACTACGAGCTTGAGCACCAGATTAGCGGAACCAATAAAGAAGACCTATTGGTTAATATCCGTGAAACGATTGAAGCGGCAAACTTCACTTACATTCGTCAACGTGAAATGAAAGGCCTTGGTCATGCTATCTTGACTGGTCGCGAGCTTGTGGGTGATGAACCGTTCGCTGTTGTACTTGCCGATGACCTTTGTGTTAACGAGCAACAAGGTGTACTGGCTCAGATGGTTGCGCTATACAAACAGTTCCGCTGTTCTATTGTTGCTGTACAAGAAGTACCTGAAGAAGAAACTCATAAGTACGGTGTTATCTCTGGCGAAATGATCAAAGATGACCTCTTCCGTGTTGATGACATGGTAGAAAAGCCAGAGCAAGGCACTGCGCCAAGCAACCTAGCGATCATCGGTCGTTATATTCTGACTCCAGATATCTTTGAATTAATCGAGCAGACTGAACCTGGTAAAGGCGGCGAAATACAGATCACTGATGCTCTATTAAAACAGGCAAAAGCAGGCTGTGTATTGGCTTACAAATTTAAAGGCCAGCGTTTTGACTGTGGTAGTGTTGAAGGCTATATCGAAGCAACAAACTACTGCTTCGAGAACCTATACAAGAAAGACCAGCAGCAAATCGAGCTAGGTAAACACTCGACCAAGAAAGAAGCATAACGACTGGTTTATCACTAACGTTACTGATTTTAGGAAGGGCGACTCTTTGAGTTGCCCTTTTTGTTTACTGTTTTTTTATCCAGTAAAACTTTGCACAAATCTCACTCTATGTAATACTTTAGCCACTTAAAATTACATGGTCTATTGAGATGGATAAAATAGAAATTAGAGGCGCTCGTACGCATAACCTCAAAGACGTCAACCTAACCATTCCACGTGACAAACTGACTGTCATCACCGGATTATCAGGTTCAGGTAAGTCGTCACTTGCGTTTGACACACTCTACGCAGAAGGTCAGCGTCGTTATGTTGAGTCTCTGTCTGCTTACGCTCGTCAATTTCTATCTCTTATGGAAAAGCCTGATGTCGACCATATTGAAGGCCTGTCTCCAGCTATCTCAATAGAACAAAAATCAACCTCACATAACCCTCGCTCAACCGTCGGCACGATTACTGAAGTCTATGACTACCTGAGACTACTTTACGCTCGAGTAGGCGAACCACGCTGTCCAGATCACAACATTCCTCTTGCGGCGCAAACCATCAGCCAAATGGTCGATAAGGTTTTAGAACTGCCTGAAGGTTCAAAGATGATGTTGATGGCACCGATTGTCAAAGAGCGCAAAGGTGAGCATGTTAAAACACTGGAAAACTTAGCTGCGCAAGGCTTTATCCGTGCCCGAATTGATGGTGAAACCTGTGATCTATCCGATCCACCAGCACTTGAACTTCATAAGAAGCACACCATTGAAGTCGTGGTAGACAGATTCAAGGTTCGTCCTGATCTTCAACAACGTTTAGCCGAGTCATTCGAGACCACATTAGAGCTCTCTGGCGGTATTGCGGTTGTTGGCTGGATGGACCAAACAGATCAAGAAGAGATCGTATTCTCTGCTAACTTCGCCTGTCCTAAATGTGGTTACAGCATGCAGGAACTTGAGCCTCGCCTGTTCTCATTTAATAACCCGGCAGGTGCTTGTGGTACGTGTGATGGTCTTGGTGTTCAACAATACTTTGATCCAAGCAGAGTGATTTTAGATCAGAACCTAAGCATTGCTGAAGGTGCGATAAAAGGTTGGGATCAAAAGAACTACTACTATTTCCAAATGCTAACATCGCTGTCAGAACATTATGGTTTTGATCTGTATGCGCCATTTAATTCTCTACCTAAAAAGACTCAAGAGATCATTCTAAAAGGATCAGGTCGTACTGAAGTGGAATTCAAGTACATCAATGACCGAGGTGATATTCGAGTTAAGCGTCATCCATTTGAGGGCATTTTAAATACCTTAGAACGCCGTTACCGTGATACTGAATCTAACGCGGTGCGTGAAGATCTTGCCAAATACATCTCAACCAAATCGTGTTCTAGCTGTGATGGCACTCGCCTGAGATTAGAAGCTCGAAATGTTTTCATTGGTGATACAACACTGCCGGAAATCGTTGAACTGAGTATTGCTGACGCACTACAATTTTTCCAAGAATTGAAGTTAGACGGCCAGCGTGGGCAGATCGCAGATAAAGTGATGAAAGAGATCAATGATCGTCTGCATTTCTTAGTCAACGTAGGTTTGAACTACCTTAACCTATCGCGCAGTGCTGAAACGCTATCTGGTGGTGAGGCGCAACGTATTCGTTTGGCGAGCCAAATCGGTGCCGGTTTAGTTGGCGTTATGTATGTACTGGATGAGCCATCAATTGGTCTCCACCAGCGCGATAATGAACGTCTATTGCAAACCTTAATTCACCTTAGAGACTTAGGTAATACCGTACTTGTCGTGGAACATGACGAAGATGCAATTCGTTGTGCTGACCATGTTATCGATATCGGCCCAGGAGCAGGCGTTCATGGGGGTCACGTGGTTGCAGAAGGTACCATGCAAGACATCATAGAAAACCCGAACTCTTTGACAGGCCAATACCTGAGCGGTGCTAAAGAAATTGCAGTGCCAGAAAAGAGAACACCTATCGACAAGAAAAAGGTCGTAGAGATCGTTGGCGCAACAGGGAACAACCTAAAGAATGTGACCGCGACAATTCCTGTTGGATTGTTCAGTTGTATTACGGGTGTATCAGGTTCGGGTAAATCAACGCTGATCAATGACACCTTCTTTAAAGTCGCCCACACTCAATTAAACGGAGCCACGACTGCAGTTCCGGCGCAGCACAAAAAGATTAAAGGGTTAGAGCATTTTGATAAGGTGATCGACATAGACCAAAGCCCTATCGGTCGTACTCCAAGATCAAACCCTGCAACTTATACAGGAATTTTCACCCCTATCCGTGAGTTATTCGCAGGCACCCAGGAATCACGTTCTCGTGGTTACAAGCCAGGTCGATTCAGTTTTAACGTTCGAGGTGGTCGTTGTGAGGCTTGTCAGGGCGATGGCGTAATCAAGGTAGGGATGCACTTCTTACCCGATGTGTATGTGCCTTGTGATGTGTGTAAAGGTAAGCGCTATAACCGTGAGACTCTAGAGATCCGCTACAAGGGAAAAACCATTGACGAAGTTCTAGAGATGACCGTGGAAGATGCTCGTGAATACTTCAACCCGGTGCCTGTTATCGCTCGTAAGCTGCAAACTTTAATGGACGTTGGCCTTTCCTACATTCGCCTCGGACAAGCAGCGACAACCTTGTCTGGCGGTGAAGCTCAACGCGTTAAGTTAGCAAGAGAGTTGTCTAAACGAGACACAGGGAAAACCTTATACATTCTCGATGAGCCAACAACAGGTCTTCATTTCCACGATATCCAGCAGCTGTTAACGGTGCTACATAGACTGCGTGATCACGGTAATACGGTTGTCGTGATTGAGCACAACCTAGATGTTGTTAAAACCGCAGACTGGATCCTAGATCTTGGCCCAGAAGGTGGGCAAGGTGGTGGTGAGATTGTTGCAGAGGGTACACCTGAAGATGTGGCGTTAGTCGAAGGTTCACACACTGCTCGCTTCCTTAAGCCTATGTTAAATTTGAAGTAGGTGTAAAATAGCGCCCTGCGGGCAGACAGAAAAATGTTAAAGTAACAGAGCTTGTTTCAGAAGGAACAAGCTCTGTTTTTATAAGGTTAGGGATTTATGGCAACAATACACACTAGCGGTACCCAGCTAGAAAATCAGGTCACTCAGCTACCACTCAACAAAGCATTTCTGGCTTCTTTAGCTGTTGTATTCTTGTTAGCCATGCATTTTTTCATGCCGAATCCTGGAGGCTCGGGGCTTGCTCTATCCTTTAACCCTACCACTTGGTTGGCGCTAAGCTTCGCGCTAGCAATTGGCTTTTACCAACTCGCGACCAATAGAGTACTCAAGTATTCCAAATTAACGATTGGTTTGTTGATTAGCTGCATCATACTCACACTACCTATTTTATACAGTAATGCAGCTCCTCAAGGAGCGTCAGGGCGCTTGCTTGGATTATGGGCGGGCTTTGCCTTATTTGTGGTGCTGCAGCAATTTAAGTTCAGCAATAAACACAAGCAACGTATGTTGTGGTTCATTGTACTTGCTGTTGTTATACAAGCACTGTTTGGCTATGTGCAATATTTCTTATTAGAGCCTGGTAACCTATTTGGCTACAACACAGCGGCAAACCGACCATATGGGATATTTCAACAACCGAATGTAATGGCAAGCTTTCTTGCTACGGGTTTTGTGCTGTCCGCTTACCTTTTAGCAAGACAGCCAGCTAAATATAATCACAAAATTAGCGAGTCATTCTTACTATACCTAACCCCAACCTTAACCGTACCCTTGCTGATCATCATCGCATCACGTACCGGATGGTTGGCCGCTGTCATTGGGTTTATCTGCATTCTGCCCTATCTATACAAGTTCTCGACTAAGAAACGCTTCTACGGATGGTGCGCATCAGTGCTCGTCGGTGTCATCGTCGCTTTTACGGTGATCAACCTCAGTGCGACAGATAGCCTCGCAAGTAAAAGAGCTAACTTAGAAAGCCCGCGCGCTTATACGTTCCCGCAAGCTTTAGATATGATGATCGAAAAGCCATTCACAGGTTATGGTTACGGGAAATTTGAGTCTGAATACACGCTATATACGGCTCGCCAACATCAACTCAACTCGAACTATCACCCAGGTCTTCCTTCAATGGATCACCCGCACAATGAGTTCCTGTTTTGGGGAGTTGAAGGGGGGATTGTACCAATCATCGGAATCTTGATTGCTGCAATATTGGTGATGTCACGCATAGCAAGTTCTGCAAAAGGAACACGTCTAGCCCTGCTCGCGTTATTTATCCCAATCCTTTTGCACTCTCAACTTGAGTATCCTTTTTACCACTCGGCCATTCACTGGATAACATTCATTATATTGATTTACTGGGTCGATCAGCGCTCTTCCCGACATTATCAACAATCGTTCAGTATCATCAGTAAAACCCTGTTTAGAGTCTCGAGCTTAGTGATACCTATCTTGGTCAGTTTTTATATGTTGAGCGCCCTGCACACCAATTATGTACTGACTAAGTTTGAACTGTCTAAGCCTAAGAACCCAGACATTCTTAAGCAGGTAACGAACCCAGTGGTGTGGAAAGATCGCTACGATTGGGACATATACAGCACTTACCTTAATATTGGCCTCTACAAAGCCGACCCGAGCCTTATACAACCTTACATCGATTGGTCACTGGAGATCATAAAGAGCAAACCAAGACCGGCTTTCTACAGCAATCTGATTCTGGCGTATCAAGGCCTAGGAGAAGAAAGTAAAGCAGAGCAAATTCGTAGCGAAGCGAACTTTTTATTCCCTAATAGAGACTTTTCAAAGGTTCAGTATAAGAAAGTGTCACAAGCAGAAGATAACGTTTCGTCTCCTTAATAATGTTAAGAATTCACAAAGCAAGCACCATTTAAATAGGAGCTTGGGGTAGATACAAAAAAGCGCACGTTTCCTCGTGCGCTTTTCTTTTTAATTTCAGTCTATTACAGCTATTTCAAAACATCTTTTAGCGCTTTTAGACACAACGCAACATTCTCTTTACGAGCACCGTAACCCATTAGGCCGATACGCCATGCCTTACCAGCCAAAGAGCCAAGCCCTGCACCGATTTCAAGATTATATTCTTCTAAAAGCTGCGTTCTGATCTTAGCCTCATCAATTCCTTCTGGGAAATAAAGTGCGTTAAGCTGCGGCAAGCGGCTCTCTTCATCAACCACAAATTTTAACCCTAGAGCTTCTACACCTTCTTTAAGCTCTTGGTGCATCGCATGATGACGAGACCACGCATTATCTAGGCCTTCATTTTTCAACAAAACAAGCGACTCATGCAGAGCATAAAGGCTATTCACGGGGGCAGTATGGTGGTAGCTACGCTTACCTTCTCCACTCCAATAACCTAGTACTAAACTTTGATCCAAGAACCAGCTTTGTACTGGCGCTTGGCGGGCTTTCATTTTATCAACTGCGCGCTGAGAGAAAGTCACCGGAGATAGCCCTGGCACACAAGACAGACACTTTTGGCTGCCAGAATAAACCGCATCTAGCTGCCACTCATCAACCAGCAATGGCACACCACCAAGTGATGTCACTGCATCAACAATCGTTAACGCATCAAACTGACGAGCGACAGCAGAGATAGCT
Coding sequences:
- the uvrA gene encoding excinuclease ABC subunit UvrA, which codes for MDKIEIRGARTHNLKDVNLTIPRDKLTVITGLSGSGKSSLAFDTLYAEGQRRYVESLSAYARQFLSLMEKPDVDHIEGLSPAISIEQKSTSHNPRSTVGTITEVYDYLRLLYARVGEPRCPDHNIPLAAQTISQMVDKVLELPEGSKMMLMAPIVKERKGEHVKTLENLAAQGFIRARIDGETCDLSDPPALELHKKHTIEVVVDRFKVRPDLQQRLAESFETTLELSGGIAVVGWMDQTDQEEIVFSANFACPKCGYSMQELEPRLFSFNNPAGACGTCDGLGVQQYFDPSRVILDQNLSIAEGAIKGWDQKNYYYFQMLTSLSEHYGFDLYAPFNSLPKKTQEIILKGSGRTEVEFKYINDRGDIRVKRHPFEGILNTLERRYRDTESNAVREDLAKYISTKSCSSCDGTRLRLEARNVFIGDTTLPEIVELSIADALQFFQELKLDGQRGQIADKVMKEINDRLHFLVNVGLNYLNLSRSAETLSGGEAQRIRLASQIGAGLVGVMYVLDEPSIGLHQRDNERLLQTLIHLRDLGNTVLVVEHDEDAIRCADHVIDIGPGAGVHGGHVVAEGTMQDIIENPNSLTGQYLSGAKEIAVPEKRTPIDKKKVVEIVGATGNNLKNVTATIPVGLFSCITGVSGSGKSTLINDTFFKVAHTQLNGATTAVPAQHKKIKGLEHFDKVIDIDQSPIGRTPRSNPATYTGIFTPIRELFAGTQESRSRGYKPGRFSFNVRGGRCEACQGDGVIKVGMHFLPDVYVPCDVCKGKRYNRETLEIRYKGKTIDEVLEMTVEDAREYFNPVPVIARKLQTLMDVGLSYIRLGQAATTLSGGEAQRVKLARELSKRDTGKTLYILDEPTTGLHFHDIQQLLTVLHRLRDHGNTVVVIEHNLDVVKTADWILDLGPEGGQGGGEIVAEGTPEDVALVEGSHTARFLKPMLNLK
- a CDS encoding PglL family O-oligosaccharyltransferase gives rise to the protein MATIHTSGTQLENQVTQLPLNKAFLASLAVVFLLAMHFFMPNPGGSGLALSFNPTTWLALSFALAIGFYQLATNRVLKYSKLTIGLLISCIILTLPILYSNAAPQGASGRLLGLWAGFALFVVLQQFKFSNKHKQRMLWFIVLAVVIQALFGYVQYFLLEPGNLFGYNTAANRPYGIFQQPNVMASFLATGFVLSAYLLARQPAKYNHKISESFLLYLTPTLTVPLLIIIASRTGWLAAVIGFICILPYLYKFSTKKRFYGWCASVLVGVIVAFTVINLSATDSLASKRANLESPRAYTFPQALDMMIEKPFTGYGYGKFESEYTLYTARQHQLNSNYHPGLPSMDHPHNEFLFWGVEGGIVPIIGILIAAILVMSRIASSAKGTRLALLALFIPILLHSQLEYPFYHSAIHWITFIILIYWVDQRSSRHYQQSFSIISKTLFRVSSLVIPILVSFYMLSALHTNYVLTKFELSKPKNPDILKQVTNPVVWKDRYDWDIYSTYLNIGLYKADPSLIQPYIDWSLEIIKSKPRPAFYSNLILAYQGLGEESKAEQIRSEANFLFPNRDFSKVQYKKVSQAEDNVSSP
- a CDS encoding pyridoxal-phosphate-dependent aminotransferase family protein; the encoded protein is MSNLTLTTAIDSFYPPHRTLMGPGPSDISPQVLQALSRPTIGHLDPLFIAMMDELKQLLKYAFQTENEFTIAVSAPGSAGMETCFVNLIEPGEKVIVCRNGVFGERMRENVVRCGGEAILVDDEWGKPVSVEKVEQALAENPDAVAVAFVHAETSTGALSDAQAISAVARQFDALTIVDAVTSLGGVPLLVDEWQLDAVYSGSQKCLSCVPGLSPVTFSQRAVDKMKARQAPVQSWFLDQSLVLGYWSGEGKRSYHHTAPVNSLYALHESLVLLKNEGLDNAWSRHHAMHQELKEGVEALGLKFVVDEESRLPQLNALYFPEGIDEAKIRTQLLEEYNLEIGAGLGSLAGKAWRIGLMGYGARKENVALCLKALKDVLK